The region CTAAATGAGATTTCTTATCTCAGAACAtcaaaagttaatttttttattttattttatttttaacagaCATTACCATTCTTTAAATCGAAAATGATTTTGAATTCCTAAAACTAATGGTTAGAAAATAATGGGTTTTTTTACAAGTTCGCCTTCTTCACAAAGGCAACAAAGTCTTCGTACAGGAGCTCGGGCAGTTCAAAGGCCGGGAAGTGTCCTCCGTCCCGGTGGTGGGTGTTGTGCACCAGATTCGGGAACTTGTTGGTCAGTGCGGCCTCCGGGACGTGGGTGATTTCGTTGATGAAGTGGGTGCAGCCGGCCTTGGCCTGAATGGGCACCGAATCCACGTTTAAGGCAAACTGCTTGGAGTACATCGACTCGGAGTACAGACGCATGGAGGTGGTGATTGAGTTGGTCACATAGTAGATCATCACGTTGTCCAAGAGCTGGTCGTAGGTGAACCGCTTGGTGAGGCCGCCATCGGGAAGCTTCCGGTACTCGGTGTTTGTCCAGGTGGAGAACTTCTCGAGTATGTAGGAGGCCAAGCCCACTGGATTGTCGATCAGGGCGTTGCCAATAGTATCGGGCTTGGAGGCCTGAATGTGGGCGTAGCCCATCTCCTCCAGTATGGTGCCGAATAAATCACCCAATCCCTTGTAGAAATCGCTGTACTGGGGGTCTACAAACCAGCTGGGGAAGACCGAGGCCAACACTAACTTGATGCTCGCCAAGGGGCTGTTGTTCGTGCACATGTTGGAGTGGTAGCCCAGCACGTTCTCCGGGAACAATGAAGCCACATTGGAACCAATAATGGATCCCCAATCGCCGCCCTGAACCAGGAACTTCTCAAAGCCCAGTCGAAGCATCAGGTTGCGCATGACCACCGCCACTTGGGCCACTCCGAATCCTGTTTTTGAAGAGCCCTGAAATGGATGATTTTTTGAGTTAGGTATCATGTGATTCGGAGGCACGTTCTATCTTACCTG is a window of Drosophila bipectinata strain 14024-0381.07 chromosome 2R, DbipHiC1v2, whole genome shotgun sequence DNA encoding:
- the Jheh2 gene encoding juvenile hormone epoxide hydrolase 1 translates to MANIWVRFLVGGLAMLAAIGYKNYRDLQAPGKRPDLDNKAFWGPKSRESVKEATVILPFDISVKPEIIEDLKNQLSRPLKAQEPLEGVGFEYGFNSKELAKVVKYWKDTYLANWDKREQYLKKFDHFRTEIQGLQIHFIHAKPTQVKGQAPKKVIPLLLMHGWPGTVREFYDFIPLLTTPSDKSDYVFEVIAPSLPGYGWSQGSSKTGFGVAQVAVVMRNLMLRLGFEKFLVQGGDWGSIIGSNVASLFPENVLGYHSNMCTNNSPLASIKLVLASVFPSWFVDPQYSDFYKGLGDLFGTILEEMGYAHIQASKPDTIGNALIDNPVGLASYILEKFSTWTNTEYRKLPDGGLTKRFTYDQLLDNVMIYYVTNSITTSMRLYSESMYSKQFALNVDSVPIQAKAGCTHFINEITHVPEAALTNKFPNLVHNTHHRDGGHFPAFELPELLYEDFVAFVKKANL